In Microbacterium foliorum, the following proteins share a genomic window:
- a CDS encoding iron-siderophore ABC transporter substrate-binding protein — translation MRTSRLLAAGVAAALALGLGLTACATSSNDSNSDSAGGNSADDSAFPVTIEHVYGETTIEEKPERVATVAWANHEVPLALGIVPVGMSKASWGDDDDNGILPWVEEKLDELGGEEPVLFDEADGIDYEAVADTQPDVILASYSGLTQEEYDTLSKIAPVVAYPEVAWGTPVDEMIEMNSKALGLEAEGEALIDDLHADAEAALEENSALKDKKVLFAYIDPSDLSQVGYYTAIDTRPGYLHDDLGLPLPSVVEENADSDQFYLTVSSEEADKFADVDVFVTYGDDSLIATLQADPLLSKIPAIAEGRIAILPDATPIAASANPSPLSIPWGLSDYLGLLAAPLAAK, via the coding sequence GTGCGCACCTCTCGTCTTCTCGCCGCCGGTGTCGCCGCCGCCCTCGCCCTCGGCCTCGGCCTCACAGCCTGCGCGACGTCGTCGAACGACTCGAACTCCGACTCCGCCGGCGGAAACTCCGCTGATGACAGCGCCTTCCCCGTCACGATCGAGCACGTCTACGGCGAGACCACGATCGAGGAGAAGCCCGAGCGTGTCGCGACGGTCGCGTGGGCCAACCACGAGGTGCCGCTGGCCCTCGGCATCGTGCCGGTCGGCATGAGCAAGGCGAGCTGGGGCGATGACGACGACAACGGCATCCTGCCCTGGGTCGAGGAGAAGCTCGACGAGCTCGGTGGCGAAGAGCCCGTGCTGTTCGACGAGGCCGACGGCATCGACTACGAGGCCGTCGCCGACACTCAGCCCGACGTCATCCTCGCCTCGTACTCCGGCCTGACGCAGGAGGAGTACGACACCCTCTCGAAGATCGCCCCGGTCGTCGCGTATCCCGAGGTCGCCTGGGGCACCCCGGTCGACGAGATGATCGAGATGAACTCGAAGGCACTCGGTCTCGAGGCCGAGGGTGAGGCCCTGATCGACGACCTGCACGCCGACGCCGAGGCCGCTCTCGAGGAGAACAGCGCGCTCAAGGACAAGAAGGTCCTGTTCGCCTACATCGACCCGAGCGACCTGAGCCAGGTGGGCTACTACACCGCGATCGACACGCGCCCCGGCTACCTGCACGACGACCTGGGCCTTCCGCTGCCGTCCGTCGTCGAGGAGAACGCCGACAGCGACCAGTTCTACCTGACGGTCAGCTCTGAAGAGGCCGACAAGTTCGCTGACGTCGACGTCTTCGTGACCTACGGCGACGACTCGCTCATCGCGACGCTGCAGGCAGACCCGCTGCTGTCGAAGATCCCGGCCATCGCCGAGGGCCGCATCGCGATCCTCCCGGATGCCACTCCGATCGCCGCTTCGGCGAACCCCTCGCCGCTGTCGATCCCGTGGGGTCTCTCCGACTACCTCGGCCTGCTGGCGGCACCGCTCGCCGCGAAGTGA
- a CDS encoding SRPBCC family protein has translation MAQIIETIDVHVPVDIAYNQWTQFESFPHFLDEVESIVQIDDTHNRWTVKVGGAVREFDAEITEQHPDERVAWKSVGGDTEHAGVVTFHKLEELTTRVTVQIDWEPEGLLEKVGSLVGAGSHAVKKDLKNFKEFIEKRGAETGAWRGDVDA, from the coding sequence ATGGCGCAGATCATCGAGACCATCGACGTACACGTTCCGGTCGACATCGCTTACAACCAGTGGACGCAGTTCGAGAGCTTCCCCCACTTCCTCGACGAGGTCGAGTCGATCGTCCAGATCGACGACACCCACAACCGCTGGACCGTCAAGGTCGGCGGAGCGGTGCGTGAATTCGACGCCGAGATCACCGAGCAGCACCCCGACGAGCGCGTCGCCTGGAAGAGCGTCGGCGGCGACACCGAGCACGCGGGCGTCGTGACGTTCCACAAGCTCGAAGAGCTCACGACTCGCGTGACGGTGCAGATCGACTGGGAGCCCGAGGGCCTTCTCGAGAAGGTCGGCTCGCTCGTGGGCGCGGGCTCGCACGCGGTGAAGAAGGACCTCAAGAACTTCAAGGAGTTCATCGAGAAGCGCGGCGCCGAGACCGGTGCCTGGCGAGGCGACGTCGACGCCTGA
- a CDS encoding DNA alkylation repair protein, with protein MSDMTVPEALAELAALEDPKMRAANEKRGDDHGMNLSRLRGVAKRIKTDQPLAKELWATGETSARLLALLICKPREFTSDELDAMLRQTQAPKVNDWFVNYVAKKTPLAEELRLRWFDDSDPTVAAAAWSLTTVRVAKDAEGLDLEHLLDLIERDLVNAPKRLQWAMNETLANIGIFHPELRARALEIGERLQVLADYPTAPGCTSPFAPIWIGEIVRRREG; from the coding sequence ATGTCTGACATGACCGTGCCCGAAGCCCTCGCCGAACTGGCCGCGCTCGAGGATCCGAAGATGCGCGCCGCCAACGAGAAGCGCGGCGACGACCACGGCATGAACCTGAGCCGGCTCCGCGGGGTGGCCAAGCGCATCAAGACCGACCAGCCCCTCGCGAAAGAGCTGTGGGCGACCGGAGAAACGTCAGCCCGCCTGCTCGCGCTGCTCATCTGCAAACCGCGCGAGTTCACCTCCGATGAGCTCGACGCGATGCTGCGCCAGACGCAGGCTCCCAAGGTCAACGACTGGTTCGTCAACTACGTCGCCAAGAAGACCCCGCTCGCTGAAGAGCTGCGACTGCGCTGGTTCGACGACTCCGACCCCACGGTCGCCGCTGCCGCCTGGTCGCTCACGACCGTGCGCGTGGCCAAGGATGCCGAGGGCCTCGACCTCGAGCACCTGCTCGACCTGATCGAGCGTGACCTCGTGAATGCACCGAAGCGCCTGCAGTGGGCGATGAACGAGACGCTCGCGAACATCGGCATCTTCCACCCCGAGCTGCGGGCCAGGGCACTCGAGATCGGCGAGCGCCTGCAGGTGCTCGCCGACTACCCCACCGCCCCCGGCTGCACCTCCCCCTTCGCCCCGATCTGGATCGGCGAGATCGTGCGGCGACGCGAGGGCTGA
- a CDS encoding FecCD family ABC transporter permease, with product MPGAADLRRPAWARSLWLLVGLGVLLVLCILSICFGVRAVSIDDIFAALSGQDDTLAQAAIIKRLPRTVLAILVGAALALSGATMQAVTRNPIADPGILGVSNGASLAVVIGLAFIGLTDAYSQMALAIIGAALAAAFVYTVGSLGRGGATPLKLALAGAATSAAFASLISAIMLPRVDLLQAFQSWQIGGVGGAEWPRIAITAPVLALGALICFISARGMNSLALGDDMAKGLGEHVFRTRLMSALGAVILAGAATAIAGPIGFVGLVIPHVCRMLIGTDHRWLLPFSALAGAALLLASDIVGRVISPTSEEIQVGIITAIIGAPFFIWIVRRQKVREL from the coding sequence ATGCCGGGCGCCGCAGACCTGCGGCGCCCGGCATGGGCGCGCTCGCTCTGGCTGCTCGTCGGCCTCGGAGTGCTGCTCGTGCTCTGCATCCTGTCGATCTGCTTCGGTGTGCGCGCCGTGAGCATCGACGACATCTTCGCCGCGCTCAGCGGGCAGGATGACACGCTCGCCCAGGCCGCGATCATCAAGCGTCTTCCGCGCACCGTGCTCGCGATCCTCGTCGGCGCGGCTCTCGCCCTCTCCGGCGCGACGATGCAGGCGGTCACCCGCAACCCGATCGCCGACCCCGGCATCCTCGGCGTCTCGAACGGCGCCTCGCTCGCCGTCGTCATCGGCCTCGCGTTCATCGGCCTCACCGACGCCTACAGCCAGATGGCTCTCGCCATCATCGGAGCCGCTCTCGCCGCGGCCTTCGTCTACACGGTCGGCTCGCTCGGCCGCGGTGGCGCCACACCTCTCAAGCTCGCCCTCGCGGGTGCGGCCACGTCGGCCGCTTTCGCCTCGCTCATCAGCGCCATCATGCTGCCGCGCGTCGACCTGCTGCAGGCTTTCCAGTCGTGGCAGATCGGCGGCGTCGGCGGTGCCGAATGGCCGCGCATCGCGATCACCGCTCCGGTGCTCGCACTCGGAGCGCTGATCTGCTTCATCAGCGCTCGGGGCATGAACTCCCTCGCCCTCGGCGATGACATGGCCAAGGGGCTCGGCGAGCACGTGTTCCGCACGCGCCTCATGTCGGCCCTCGGCGCCGTGATCCTCGCCGGCGCGGCCACCGCGATCGCGGGTCCGATCGGCTTCGTCGGTCTCGTCATTCCGCACGTCTGCCGGATGCTGATCGGTACCGACCATCGCTGGCTTCTGCCGTTCTCTGCGCTCGCCGGCGCTGCTCTGCTGCTCGCGAGCGACATCGTCGGTCGCGTGATCTCGCCGACATCGGAGGAGATCCAGGTCGGCATCATCACCGCCATCATCGGCGCCCCGTTCTTCATCTGGATCGTCCGTCGTCAGAAGGTGCGTGAACTGTGA
- a CDS encoding helix-turn-helix transcriptional regulator yields the protein MSLSAAGAAMVGREAEIAVMRGLFDRVVEGVPLAALVEGEAGIGKSRLLREFGAEVVNRADVHVGWCLDLGASRTPFGPITGILRSIVTRMGADRVREELGVGVEALGMLLPALNPTERSQSSPDRLRDAIAALIEAAAEHAPQVLVVEDLHWADESTLALLSFLLRTLTHGRILLLLTCRSDDVRRGDAVSRFIGEATRARLLERVTVERLEISAVRQLAESITGQPLSDVALERIQDRAEGVPFFVEELAGCSSGPLPGSLRDLLLARFDRLNDDARRVVQVVSGAERPLTHPLVTQLAGLPEVRLDEAIREATLSGILVVADDDYRFRHALLREAVHDDLLPGERARLHRAYAEALEENCDDSDTADSAALAYHWQLAQDDRRALAAAVAAMFDAKSRFAFASAARFGELALDLWIQVPDAESVVGLDRLEMLRTLGSVLRNAGDGERALAVVNLALDEVDPDAVDPRMHARLLRDKAYYMMHLGRSGPIQLLQQSLEILERQVDDDRLRASVLNQLASRYMIAGRLDEAIALATEAGTRAVRAGAEGEASIAANVRGGARAHLGDLEAGHREYAVALRLAHGASPEMRYRVNYSDLLGLLGRYRDAVSVAEDGLARARAFGVERTTGAIMAQNMAVPLLELGEIERVEGLLARERAQRTLRISHMYSTMTRVRVLSWRGRHDEAAEILREWHPAFEETGRVERQIWYDEVMMRVAVAEGRGDLAGALDEIRAMLADEGPVFLHQRRLLLEAGWLIAELRAAGVDVAEASDEVRAAWLAQPEQLLGDAWWSILDALLVPSGPALRAAVDLADSDDVPVTFRVTTRLELARLLVGAGERAEAAAVLGHALHEAERLGHVPLVRIVSGFSAAAGLSAASGIVTGAADADPLTARERQVLDLIAEGLSNRQIGERLFISVKTVSVHVSAVLRKLGVSTRTEAAVLQKNQNFGVSRQDAVVR from the coding sequence ATGTCACTCTCCGCCGCGGGCGCTGCGATGGTCGGCCGGGAGGCCGAGATCGCGGTCATGCGCGGGCTGTTCGACCGAGTCGTCGAAGGGGTTCCTCTCGCGGCGCTCGTCGAGGGCGAGGCGGGCATAGGCAAGTCCCGGCTGCTGCGCGAGTTCGGCGCCGAGGTGGTCAACCGAGCCGATGTGCACGTCGGGTGGTGCCTCGATCTCGGAGCATCGCGCACACCGTTCGGGCCGATCACCGGAATCCTTCGCTCGATCGTCACCCGCATGGGCGCAGATCGCGTGCGCGAAGAGCTCGGCGTCGGCGTCGAGGCTCTGGGCATGCTGCTGCCCGCGCTCAATCCCACAGAGCGTTCGCAGAGCAGCCCCGACAGGCTGCGCGATGCCATCGCCGCCCTCATCGAGGCCGCAGCCGAGCACGCGCCGCAGGTGCTCGTCGTCGAAGACCTGCACTGGGCAGACGAATCGACCCTCGCGCTGCTCTCCTTCCTGCTCCGCACGCTGACCCACGGGCGCATCCTTCTGCTCCTCACCTGCCGCTCCGACGATGTCCGCCGCGGAGACGCGGTCAGCCGGTTCATCGGCGAGGCCACCCGTGCCCGCCTGCTCGAGCGGGTCACTGTCGAGCGGCTCGAGATCTCGGCGGTTCGCCAGCTCGCCGAATCGATCACCGGGCAGCCCCTCAGCGACGTGGCGCTCGAGCGCATCCAGGACCGCGCCGAGGGAGTCCCCTTCTTCGTCGAAGAGCTCGCGGGCTGCTCTTCGGGGCCGCTACCCGGCAGCCTGCGAGATCTGCTCCTGGCCCGTTTCGACCGCCTCAATGACGACGCGAGACGAGTGGTGCAGGTGGTGTCGGGGGCCGAGCGGCCGCTGACCCATCCGCTGGTCACCCAACTCGCGGGGCTGCCCGAAGTGCGCCTCGATGAGGCGATCCGCGAGGCGACGCTCAGCGGCATCCTGGTCGTGGCCGACGACGACTACCGATTCCGGCATGCGCTGCTGCGCGAGGCCGTGCACGACGATCTGCTTCCGGGCGAGAGGGCGCGGCTGCACCGAGCGTATGCCGAGGCGCTGGAGGAGAACTGCGACGACTCCGACACCGCCGACTCGGCCGCGCTCGCCTATCACTGGCAGCTCGCGCAAGACGACCGACGAGCGCTCGCCGCGGCCGTCGCCGCGATGTTCGACGCCAAGTCGCGGTTCGCCTTCGCGAGCGCAGCCCGATTCGGAGAGCTCGCCCTCGATCTGTGGATCCAGGTTCCTGATGCCGAGAGCGTCGTGGGCCTCGACCGCCTCGAGATGCTCCGAACGCTGGGGTCGGTGCTGCGCAATGCCGGTGACGGCGAGCGGGCGCTCGCTGTGGTCAATCTCGCGCTCGACGAGGTCGACCCCGACGCCGTCGACCCACGGATGCACGCTCGGCTGCTGCGCGACAAGGCCTATTACATGATGCATCTCGGTCGCTCAGGGCCGATCCAGCTGCTGCAGCAGTCGCTGGAGATCCTCGAGCGGCAGGTCGACGACGATCGACTGCGCGCTTCGGTGCTCAACCAGCTCGCGAGTCGGTACATGATCGCCGGGCGCCTCGACGAGGCGATCGCCCTGGCGACCGAGGCGGGCACGCGCGCCGTGCGGGCAGGTGCCGAGGGTGAGGCGTCGATCGCCGCGAACGTGCGCGGCGGTGCTCGGGCTCACCTCGGTGATCTCGAGGCCGGGCACCGGGAGTATGCGGTCGCACTCCGTCTGGCACACGGTGCGAGCCCCGAGATGCGATACCGAGTCAACTACTCCGACCTGCTCGGCCTGCTCGGGCGCTATCGCGATGCCGTCTCGGTCGCCGAAGACGGCCTGGCCAGAGCGCGAGCGTTCGGCGTCGAGCGCACGACCGGCGCGATCATGGCGCAGAACATGGCCGTGCCGCTGCTCGAGTTGGGCGAGATCGAGCGCGTCGAGGGTCTGCTGGCCCGTGAACGTGCTCAGCGGACGCTGCGCATCTCTCATATGTACTCCACGATGACCCGCGTGCGGGTGCTCTCGTGGCGGGGGCGGCACGACGAGGCCGCCGAGATTCTGCGCGAGTGGCACCCCGCGTTCGAGGAGACCGGTCGGGTCGAGCGGCAGATCTGGTACGACGAGGTGATGATGCGCGTCGCCGTCGCCGAGGGGCGCGGAGACCTCGCAGGGGCGCTCGACGAGATCCGCGCGATGCTCGCCGATGAGGGTCCGGTGTTCCTGCACCAGAGGCGGCTTCTGCTCGAAGCGGGCTGGTTGATCGCCGAGCTCCGGGCGGCAGGTGTCGACGTCGCTGAGGCAAGCGACGAGGTCCGGGCCGCGTGGCTCGCCCAGCCGGAGCAGCTGCTCGGCGACGCGTGGTGGTCGATCCTCGATGCCCTGCTGGTGCCTTCGGGGCCGGCGCTGCGGGCGGCCGTCGACCTGGCGGACTCAGACGACGTGCCGGTGACCTTCCGTGTGACCACGCGGCTCGAACTCGCGCGGCTGCTGGTCGGGGCAGGGGAGCGGGCCGAAGCGGCAGCGGTCCTCGGACATGCGCTGCACGAGGCCGAGCGGCTCGGCCACGTGCCGCTCGTGCGCATCGTGAGCGGGTTCTCCGCGGCGGCGGGCCTGTCCGCAGCATCCGGCATCGTCACTGGCGCGGCTGATGCCGACCCGCTCACGGCACGCGAGCGGCAGGTGCTCGACCTGATCGCCGAGGGCCTGAGCAACCGACAGATCGGTGAGCGGCTCTTCATCAGCGTCAAGACAGTGAGTGTTCACGTGTCGGCTGTGCTGCGAAAACTCGGCGTCAGCACGCGCACCGAGGCGGCGGTTCTTCAAAAGAATCAGAACTTCGGGGTTTCACGTCAGGATGCCGTGGTACGTTGA
- a CDS encoding FUSC family protein → MRIHAAIRASKRSPLLQVVKSAAATIAAWLLAGWVVPGQLPVFAAIAALLVVQPSVNQSLSKALERSIGVIVGVVIAVALGLLLGSPSWIVLLAIVVAMLVAWAFKATPGTGNQVAISAMLVLALGSTPDYAIARIFETLIGVVIGIVVNALIVPPVLVAPARRDLGLLGSELAASLDRLADALPEPQTPAKLQELMLEARLLRPMKDAAEASIAAGEESLTLNPRRSTHREELREMRALLERLSPIVTQTIGMTRAYFDHYDDSIGQEPAVTAIAEQLRRAGHDVRLAVQIADVSPEPETLTSAIPALTAPLVIRPPSSTHWILIGSLMEDLRRIRGELVEEE, encoded by the coding sequence ATGCGCATCCATGCCGCGATCCGCGCCTCGAAGCGCTCACCCCTGCTGCAGGTGGTGAAGTCCGCCGCGGCGACGATCGCCGCGTGGCTGCTGGCCGGGTGGGTGGTTCCGGGGCAGCTGCCGGTGTTCGCGGCGATCGCGGCGCTTCTCGTCGTGCAGCCGAGCGTCAACCAGTCGCTGTCGAAGGCGCTCGAGCGCAGCATCGGTGTGATCGTCGGCGTCGTGATCGCGGTGGCGCTCGGCCTGCTGCTGGGTTCGCCGAGTTGGATCGTGCTGCTCGCCATCGTCGTGGCGATGCTGGTCGCGTGGGCCTTCAAGGCGACCCCCGGCACGGGAAACCAGGTCGCGATCTCGGCGATGCTCGTGCTCGCACTCGGCTCGACCCCCGACTATGCGATCGCGCGCATCTTCGAGACCCTCATCGGGGTGGTCATCGGCATCGTCGTGAACGCGCTGATCGTGCCGCCGGTGCTCGTGGCTCCCGCCCGCCGCGATCTCGGGCTGCTCGGCAGCGAGCTCGCCGCGAGCCTCGACCGCCTGGCCGATGCGCTGCCTGAACCGCAGACGCCCGCGAAGCTGCAGGAGCTCATGCTCGAGGCGCGGCTGCTACGCCCGATGAAGGATGCCGCAGAGGCCTCCATCGCGGCAGGCGAGGAATCCCTCACCCTGAACCCGCGTCGCTCGACGCACCGCGAGGAACTCCGCGAGATGCGTGCGCTGCTCGAGCGGCTGTCGCCGATCGTGACGCAGACCATCGGCATGACCCGCGCATACTTCGACCATTACGACGACTCGATCGGCCAGGAGCCGGCCGTCACGGCGATCGCCGAGCAGCTGCGACGTGCGGGGCACGACGTGCGGCTGGCCGTGCAGATCGCCGATGTGTCACCCGAGCCTGAGACCCTGACCTCGGCGATCCCCGCGCTCACCGCGCCGCTCGTCATCCGACCGCCGTCGTCGACGCACTGGATCCTGATCGGGTCGCTGATGGAAGACCTCCGGCGCATCCGCGGGGAGCTCGTCGAAGAGGAGTGA
- a CDS encoding cold-shock protein, whose protein sequence is MATGTVKWFNAEKGFGFIAPDDGTDDLFAHYSAITGSGFKELRENQKVEFDAERGPKGMQAANIRAL, encoded by the coding sequence ATGGCCACTGGCACTGTGAAATGGTTCAACGCTGAAAAGGGCTTCGGCTTCATCGCTCCCGATGACGGCACGGACGACCTTTTCGCCCACTACTCGGCAATCACCGGCTCCGGTTTCAAGGAGCTCCGTGAGAACCAGAAGGTCGAATTCGACGCTGAGCGTGGCCCCAAGGGCATGCAGGCTGCGAACATCCGCGCTCTCTGA